CTGGGAAGGTTTGAGGCGGCGAGCCCTCATCAACGGATGCAGCTCCAGGCGTCTCGTTGGCGCTGCTCTGCTTGCCGCCGTGCTGGCTGTACTCATTGTCCTGGAGTACCTTGGCCTACTCTCCGGCGTCGACTCCATGGTGTTCCAGGCCGTGGCCCGGCCAGGCCTCGTGGCTGCCGAGCTAGTGTCTGCCACAGCCAGTATACCAGCCTTCGCGGTGTACGCGGTAGCGCTCCTAGCGTACGATGCGGCTAGGCGCGGCAGGGTGAGCCTAGGGACAGTCTCGCTAGGAGTATCCCTGGCCGTGGCCATGGTTCACGTGGCTGTGTTGAAGGCCTCCCTGCAGGTGCCTCGGCCCGGGGAGCAGCCGCTCCACCAGCCGCTCCTGGAGGCCCTCATGGCCGCCGACTACTACGCCTTCCCCTCGGGCCACACGGCGCGA
The window above is part of the Pyrodictium abyssi genome. Proteins encoded here:
- a CDS encoding phosphatase PAP2 family protein, which codes for MRRRALINGCSSRRLVGAALLAAVLAVLIVLEYLGLLSGVDSMVFQAVARPGLVAAELVSATASIPAFAVYAVALLAYDAARRGRVSLGTVSLGVSLAVAMVHVAVLKASLQVPRPGEQPLHQPLLEALMAADYYAFPSGHTARAVVAAYYLSRGRRGPARLALWAWALAVAASRVLLGAHWFSDVAASVVLGLFVALVVECTAPVWLRVYNATLGRIEVLRPAPAKR